In Corylus avellana chromosome ca8, CavTom2PMs-1.0, the genomic stretch taatttcttctttaatttttaaaattttcaaatgttcTTAAGTAATGCTCTATGCATTTGTTTgagttttcttaaaataataaggTGTATTGAGCctaaatttattattgtatatatattcatgtgTTATGGCCCAAAAAATATAGTGATGAAGGAGCTGACACAAAGATTGGGTGTCTTgttgtttttgggttttctagCTTAAATGCTTTAGTGTGTGTGTGGTTGTATTCTTTGTAGTGCTTtgaaatgtgtatatatatatattgatcatttgtgtgttaatttattcattttgcaGTATCTTGAAAAAATTGACCTGGAACAAGTTTGATCTTCTCAACTCTCAAGGGTCAGCTGATCAACTTTGTGCAGGTTGAAGGAGCTTACAGCAAACCCCTAACTTGCAATTacttccttaattaattaagttggaAATTCTCCAAAGAGTGTGAAAGAATTCAAAGAAACATCAATATATGGGATTTATAACCTTAATTCAATAATAGAAATCCCATTCTTTTCTCTTGGACTTGTCGGATGCTAAAATAAAATGGCTTATGTTGTCGTTAATTAGTTTGAATACAAcaatgattgatcggatatacATGAATCtggtttaattaatataaataaactatAATCAGCGATGTCCTGTTAACACTAAAAACATCTCAACTTCCTTCATCTAATTTTGATTGCTAtgaatagaagaaaaatgaagaaacttTTTATAATACTATTTTGAAGCAATATTCACAATCAAGAACCAATCATTCTTCCCTTAATATTTTCCTAAAACACATTGGGAATGAGCAGGGAAGTCGCATTGGGCACAATAATAGAACCATCGTTTGGgatctctttctttttcgcAAATTAGACAATAGTATTCTGCACAATGAGCTTCAGCACTGTAGGTAAGCTTGAGGAGATGATCGTCGTCTTTGTGTCTAGCTTCGAGCGGAAGAGTTGCACATTCGAAACCCAAGGAGAAATCGCAATACGTGCATACAAGCACACAAGGTTTGTTGTAAGAAGTGAAATTACAAACAGAACATATTCTATTAGAATTACCAGCAAGAGAGAAAGGGTGTTGGTGACCTTCATGTTTCAAGGTTTCCGGAATTGAACAACATTGAAGGTCAAAATTGAAGCGACACATTCCACAACTATAGGTGAAGCCACTCCTGTAACGTTGACAAGCATTACATAAGAATTGTCCAAATATATAAAGGTTGAGTGAGTGTGGATGAAGTGGATGTCGCTTGTTTCTTGGTAGCTGAGCACATCTACTGTGGAGAAAGAAGTCGCATTGTGTACAGCTGTAAAACGGGGTGGAGATTAGTCCTTTACAACCATTACAAAACTTATCATCCACAAGCTCTTTGTTGCTAAAAATTAAATCATGTCGATGGCTAAAATGTTGTATCTGTTTAGCCCCTTCAACCTCCATAACATTTGTTTCTGATTCCTCACGCATAATCTTGAGATCTACATATTCTTCATATTTAAATGCACATGCCAAGTGGGCAACATAATTGCATTCCTTACAATAATAGGCTGCATACTTTGTCTTCACTTTTTGATAGCAGAGATTACAAAATATATCATTGTGCTCTTTGACTTGATGAAGAGAGtaagtgagagtgagagagtgatcATGACTTGTAATTCTGATGATGCGTGAAAATCCAGCACATTTGGTGTGAACCAAGAGTTGACAAATGCTACAATGTGAGGCGAACTCATTGCCTTCCTCACCACAAGCTTCACAAGTGAATTGGAaatgcttagagagagagatgaatgtGTGTTGGCAGTTGTCagtatttatattaatttgcGAGTGGGTAGCACATGTGAAATCAAGATTGAAATCACACTCATCGCAACGGTAGAAGGGGTATGCATTGCAGTTTTTACTGCAAGCATTACAATGTTTTTTTGGTGGCTTTACAAGAGCAAGGACGTGGTTTGGGTGGAAAGGGTATTCTATAGAGAGAGGCAGCTCAAGGCATGATTTATGGAAGACCAAATTGCATTGGGAGGTGGAGCATTTGTATCCGGCACCAGATACTGGCTTCTCACAGCCGAAGCAAACAACGTCGTTAACGTCCTCCTTGCCATCATTTTTCACTTCTTCTGTGAAGATGAAGGGACCATGCGGATCATACAACCATGGGCTGAAGTGTAACAAAAGGGCTTTGTGATTTGTGGGTACATTGAGGCATGATATGTGAAAGTACATGTCTCTACCCCAGTAATAAAAAGCGGCACCCAATATCGGTTTCCGGCACGTCCTACAAACAACTTTCTCATATTTCTCCACCGATGTTGCCCACAGCTCTGCATCAAAAAAATATCTCCTTCCTAGAAAATCTTGGATGATGCTCATGCTGTTcgtctccatatatatatatatatatatatatggatgatgGAGTGAAATTAGGAAATAATAATGAGGATCCGAGTAGGAGTAGTAGTAGGAGGAGGTAGTAGTATAGATTTGAAGATGGAAGTGGTTATTAGTATTATTTGTTGGAATTGGAAAGGCTgctgtttggtttggtttggtttggtttggtggTGTTGTAGTAGTGGAGGGCCGAGGGAATTGAATTGCTCGATCcattcaatatttatttatttgtttctactttaattggaataataaCCTTTGGCGTTCACTTGCCTACAATTAACGCAAAGAATAGATTTAATTGCATTAATTGCCCCCAATTCCATTCCAGGTGAATAAAGTGGAACATTTAATTTGCATGGCCCGCCCACTCAAATCCCACTATTTTCTGCAAACTAAATAgatggcttctttttttctttttttcttttttatgtggaaaaaaatatacattgcCTCTCaaactatgtatatatatatatattttttttcatgtgataactatttttttaaggTGTGTTTGTTTcactgtaattttatttttttatcgaaagatgttttcaattaaaaatattttctaggaAAACTAATAATGATATTCCGTTAAAAATAatactgaaaatgttttcaattgtTGGGCTCCTACTGAAATTCTTATCCCTCAAagccacataaaaaaaaaaaagtcaaacatCAAACAAATCCAATTCCACCGATGTCATAAAAAGTTGAGGAAATCAGAATtacagtttttaaaataaaaaacaattccaCCGATCTCGCCAATTTGACTTGTTGTATTGCTAGATATACGACATGAAACATGGACTATACAATTAAtctattaataaaaaagttgtataaaataaaatatagaacttaaaaagaaagttctagaattgtgaaaagaaaaaaaataaacattcaaGATTATAATATACTTCCACCTCATCACAAGATATGTTTTATGTAGCttagaagttttttttattttttatttttccttttcttcttttgactCTAAATAAGTTACTTCACACAAAAGAGTGGGACATgcaaatctttttctttatcatccGGAGAAGGTACTTGACACATAAGAGGAAGAGAATTTGGGCAATGCAAATTTAATACAAATCTAAAAGAGACGTTAAAATATATACCTTACCACTTATCTCAACGATCTTCAAAAAGACAATTAACTTGCGTTTATAGGCAACCGAACACCACTCAACTTTGGAATAAAGACTTTTGGTCTTTATTCCAAGGGGTAGATCAAAGTAAAAATCGTTCAGTAGGGCCGGGATGTGGTCAATTATGGGCTTAAAATGGTTCATATGGATTAAAGCCGAAAGTTACTTGGCGTTCAACGGAAGCAAATTAATGTTGCTTTTTTAGGATCACGGTGGAAATTggtaaagcaaaagaaacaacTTGTATACgaggtactaaaaaaaaaaaaaaacttgtataaGAGGTAAGTAACATATGCTAActgaatagaaaaaaagtaatatattcttactttttatctACGTAAACATCTCTTCTGGTGAGGGGAAAGGAtattcttttttgctttttttttttttcacaattctaAAAttaagttcttttcttttttttcttcaattttttattttttatttcttttaacttctctgtttttttttataccctttcaaattatcacaaatttgacaatgtcctcctcaaattttcaattgcgaCAACGTCNNNNNNNNNNNNNNNNNNNNNNNNNNNNNNNNNNNNNNNNNNNNNNNNNNNNNNNNNNNNNNNNNNNNNNNNNNNNNNNNNNNNNNNNNNNNNNNNNNNNAGTTCTGAAGGGTTTTGGGGACTGTGTAGAGATGATATCGGGTCGGGTAGCGGCTGAGAAAAAACCCAGATAGTCTGGTTCTAGCACAGGCCACAGGGTATCCATTTGGATATCACGTGTTAgctacaaatttatttatttatttatttattttttttatgacttcCAAACAAAATTAGGGGTTTTGGTGCTTGGGATAAAGATtgcttaaaatttattaaatcttaattattgtttttagaTAACATAGTTAAGATTTTATCACATTAGCattttgttacttttaaaatgtgataaaatatgaaaaatgcgAAAAATAATACTTGTTAAATcaataaaatgataaatgttaatgtaacacaaattttcaataatttgattttttttttaataaaaaaagaataattgcGATTTAAGAGTTTTTATAAGATAGGATATTAAGAACTTAAAAGAATTATAATCCTTGAAACTATACGCTATGcagaataggatcctctcaatttcaagtgaaatgaacaagattcattttataataaaaaaatttgttttgtgtaTATAGTATCTTAAAAACCGTGACACCACATTTACCATGCAaactatttaatttgtaaaatttaatataaatcataaaatgaaccatctttattttacttgaaattgagaATCCTAATCTACATACCCAtatctactttttattttttatttattaaaaaataaataaataaaaaccagcCCAGGAAATAGGATAGTAAACactcttttttaaaaagaaaaaaaagaattgcagCCATTCAATATTCAAATTGTATGCAAGGTATTATCAATTTTAGGATTGAGACATTAAGAAATGTTGTAAAAATTAACTTTTCGTTATTGGTAGCCAGTCAATCGTTATGAATAGTGTTTTCGTTCAAATTAGGGCTCCATTGGTAAACGTTTTTGTTTCAATACTATTCAtctaactttttcatttttccaacattctcttactttttacattacatcaatgactttttattactattcaaataaaaaaatcactacaaaacaaaattttttcatttttctatatcaaacattctaactttttcacctttttttttttaaaaaaaaaaaaaattcttacttttttttacatcaatcaatttttgctataaTATTGGACAAAAATCGTTTAACAAACACATCCTAGGTtgtagaaatttctttcaatccggtctataaaattaacatatgtctagtgaacatgtcaaaagcttatgcttttttaatagtactaaTAAAGTTGTTGGAGGAAATTCTGTCAAAAAGCATGTGTAGAAAACAATTCAGGGAAGCACATCCCAGAAAACCAATGAAAGTTCACAGGAAACTAAGAGAGTTCAATATCAGGGCCAACCTTCCTAGCTAGGCAAGGGAGTACTTCCATACATAATaacattaccaaacaaaagcaGTTGCTTTTCATCTGAAACTTGAGCACAAAGCTGTGCTTGTTCAAAAATATATGCTCACAAAGAGAGAGGGTCCACCTTCCATATTAAACACCTTGACATCAGATACAACTCAAAATTCTAGACATCAAACCCATTCCAGTTATACAGAATCCAAGTCTACAGACAATCTGGTGGTAATTAGATACATAAGCCGCAGCATCATAATAAATTTAGTGAGCCAATTTCTTTAGATGTTGAAAGGTGCGCTGTTTAATCCATTGCCGGTCGTATGGATAATAAGCATGGATTGAGTGATCATAGCTGTAAGCCAGAACCAAACGGCAAGTGTATCAGTTATAAATCATGGTGCGTAAACATACATATTCTTAATTTTGCATAGAAAAAAGGGGATATTCATTATCACCAAAACAAATTGGAAATCATCTAATAGGTGATCAACTGGCTAACTGGCTAGTCTCTGTAACTaaaatctagagagagagagagagagagagagagagacacataCACTAAGGCACTCAAATCTGCCAGGCCATCAATAAAATTATAGAGATCTGCAATGTCGTAAGTGATGTTTCTGATGGCTGGATTCAACTCCTTAAGCTTCCTTTCATATAGTCCACATATACCTATACACACACAGAGTAACATCATAACCTCTAGTAAATGCAAGAACATTGAGAGATCAACCAAATTACAGTTTGGAGCCATTTAGATtcgattttattttcttcagcATTTTATCCATCAGCAAAACAGATCTATCTCCTAAATCAGGGATCATCAGGGAACAAAAACTGGAAAtgtgggggggagggggggccGCATAGGTAAcactttttccaattttcccCCCTTCAGCCAGTGGATGTTCTAAGTCAGAGCCTAGTCCAATAGGGGTGTCGATGGTCAAGTCCTTTTCACTTTGACGCGGTCCACATCAAATGCGACAAATATATCGATTTTTACCTAGCAGAGTTAGATGTTGAGTTTATAGATTTTCATATACGACTGGTTCAAGTATATGCTCATACATTACTCTAGCAGCTTCCAATTTCCAGTTTACTGGTGGTCACACCTTGCAAATGAAACCATAGGTAAcactttttccaattttcccCTCTTCAGCCAGTGGATGTTCTAAGTCAGAGTCTAGTCCAATAGGGGTGTCCATTGTCAAGTCCTTTTCACTTTGTCGCGGTCCACATCAAATGTGACAAATATATCGATTTTTACCTAGCAGAGTAGATGTTGAGTTTATAGATTATAGATTTTCATATACGACTGGTTCAAATATATGCTCATACGTTACTCTAGCAGCTTCCAATTTCCAGTTTACTGGTGGTTACACCTTGCAAATGAAACCTTTTTCCTTAttgtcacacacacacacacactatatatatatatatatatagagagagagagagagagagagagagagatgattgTATGGGTAACCCACCAATAACTAAAATAACGCCAGCAATTCtttaataaagcaaaaaatattttcctgacCATGGGACTCTTTGTCTGGGTCTCATCCATCTTAATGAGTACCTCTAAATTACAGATCACTCATGCTTACACAATACCACAAAGGTTTATTAGACTAACATAAAACCACAAATTCAAGTGCTTTGTACACAAACATGACATAAAACAAAGAGATTTGCTACAATACATTCTCCtcaccatctccccaccatcttccCTCTTTTAAcatcttgattttttaaaaaaaaaacaaaaaatcaagagaGAGGAGATAGTGAGGAGATGGTGAGGAGAATGCAAGAAAGCATTTGCCTAAAACAAATATATGGAGCTAACTATTGTGAAAAATTGAgtactttatttagtttaggcAATGAAAAATCTAAcgaagaggaaaaacaaagttTGAACactaaagtaaaaaagaaagaaaatgaaggaaatggaGGGGAAACACAAAACAAGggaaagcaaaacaaaacagaaaggTCCTCAGTCATAGTATATGAAACCACCACCCTAATTGATTGTGTCGCCAAAGAAAATTGAACCTTTGCTGAAGTCTAGCATAAAACAGTACATgtagatgatgatgaagatggtGTGCTAATAAACAACAACCATATTAAACATACATAATACATCACATACCATCCATAGCTTGACTTATTGACTCATAATCCATAAATGTTCTAGTGGATCTGTTCGGAGAAGTTTGCATCAAAATAATAGTGTGCCTATTAGCCTGCATATGAAGACAGAAGACAATTAGTCGGCATCATAGCCAGTAACAGGCATGTAATTGATCACATAAGGAAAGGTCAACAATTTCACACTAAAAGATCTGGCATGTACAGAATGAAAACTTCATTATATGCTCAAGAAAGGTCATTTAGAGATTTAGCGGGAGAAACTGATAGACATAGCTGCAATGTTATAAACCCAGcacatataaatataacataGATAAGGTAATGTGGAAGTGTTAATACTGGATGCAAAAGGTAGCAATGCAAATAAGGGAGAAGGGAACATGAGCAACAATTATTGAATAACTAAGTGAAGAGCATGTACATGTTTCCACAGAACAATGTATAACTATAACATAAACTACAGAGATTAAATGAGTGACAACAGACTGAATCAATGCTGTTATGTGCACATGTAGAACACCAACTCCACTTACCCGTTCCGGGGTGGAGGATTCATTGAGGtaaatgttcttttttatttatttattttatatagggAAGTTACACAGCATCCAATGAGTTTTGAGCCCAAAAACTTTAGCCTCCACCTTGTTCTTACAAGGCGAGGAAGCTCCATTTGAGATATAGCTCATTTAGATGATGTGTTTCACCAACATAACTTAAAATTCTATAGTGCGCATTGCCTCTTAACAACTCATGATGAATCATGATCATATCTAAAAAGATTTATCTCAGATTTAGTTGGAAATTGAAGCCCTGAATTGAGagtaatgatttaattaactgCTTGGCCAAACAACTGATTATTCAATGTTAGTCtaacataaatgataaaatCATCAATTCCACAACTAAATGACCTATCTATATACCATCAAATTCACAAATTAATTGTTCAGTGCTCTCGCCACACTTCTGAAGTCAGGCAGGGTCTACCGAAAGATCCGGTGAAGCCTTTCGCCACTTTTTTAGATGCCCAAAATCAGCAAGCCAGCCAAAAGACTAGGACTACAACTCCACTATTACAGAAAACATGGAACTTTTCCACCTCTATTCTTCAATGTGCACGCAATACAGCTAAGCAAACAAGTTGATTCAGCTGAATATGGACAAAGTTTAACTTGCAGCATTCAGTTATTCTCAACCAGagtcaaaacaaattaaataatctTCTTAAATTAACCTCTTAGAAGAGGGTAGCAAAAGCTCCCTTGGATAGGATAAGCTCAGCCAGTGCTAGTGAATTGCAACTGGTAAACACATTGTGGATTAAAATATGATAGGTCCTAAAGTattatcaagaaaaagaaatttcttaCTTCAACATATTGTCAGACTAATGGACGGCTAGAGCTTGATGCATCACAGAAACggttaaaataaatatagacCAGGTCACCAGATTCCAGATATGTTAATTTTACTACCAAATTAATAGGAAAAACTTTGCATCCTTCTCCTCATATATCATTTCACATTAACAATCTATCTATCATATCCCAATATTAAACCCTGCTAAACATCACATAGACCATCATTCCCCACCTAAAGTACAGACAATGAGAAGGAAGAAATCAATAATTACTATTAGTAAGCATAGATTTATGACCATCAAAGATTCATTGTTCCACATCATTCTATGAACCGTATGGAAAATTTTTGTAGTAACCATAGCCTTATCCACTTTGATGGACCATCCGAAATACTTTAAAAAGTGTAAATAAATCACATCACTAGACCGGTAAGTAGGAAATGCATAATTGAATTTCTAAACCAAGGAAAACCAATTTACCCCTATCCGAGGTCATTTAGGGCCTCAAATATAAGATTAAGTTTCCAcatcatgaaaaaaaagaaagaaaaaaaagaagctaagaTCCAGAATTAAAATCACCAAGCATCAGATGTTAGAACTTGCTACCTCCAATTAGAGttcgaaataaaattaaatagaaaatattgtaTCAGCTTATGCATTATTAAAATAGCAAACTGAATCATGTAATATATATGAAGCAGGAATTAAAACCTTAGCCCATCGTTTGGTTCCCTAGAAAAAGGTTGGGGGGAGAAAATTAAGCCTAATTTCCATGCTGTTAtcgtttccaaaaaaaaaaaaaaagaccgcCCCAAGTGAACACTTTTCAAATCCCGTTTGGCCGTTTCCCAAACAAGGAAAGAGCTAcgactattttctttttcctaaatcAGGTAATATATCAAGCAGGAATCAAAAACCTAGCCCATCGTTTGGTTCCCTATAAAACGGTTGAGGGGAGAAAATTAAGCCTCCCTTCCATGCTGTTttcatttccaaaaaaaaattgaaaaacaaacaaagaccGGCCCAAAGTGAACACTTTTCAAATCCCCGCTTCCCAAACAGGGAAAAAGCTtgacttctttctttttcccgacaaataaaaaatctaagaCTTACCCATCTATTTACCTacattttctcggcaaccaagcAGAAAAAAAGGAACAGAACTGAAAATTGAAAGTAAAAACCAAAACGCTAAGACGAACAAGTTCTAGCACACTAACAAAACCCTAATACTAGAGAAAAGGATCGGCGATTACGAAAAGTGGTTTTGCGATTCAAAGAAATTGATTATATAAaccaataaacaaataaataatagagcgagaaaataaaaaataaaaaataaaaaaaataaataaatattaccATGTGGAACAAAGCGATGGAACAAAGTGATCGGACAAAGCTCAGTGAAAGCAAATGGTTCTCTTCGCAGCGACGCAAAGTACCCAAAGTGAGACGAAGACTTGGGGAGTGGCATATTGCCAGGTCAGCGacgagggcaaaattggaaatGCATCAGATTGTTTTGGGCCGTCTGATTTGTAGACCATAGTCTAGCCCAGCTCGAAAAAATGCTGCGCTTTCTCAAAATGtttctctaaaatttatttaaaaagagtCCCACTATCTTATGAGATTGTGATACATTATTTGTGaattaatttttgaagaaattttttgggaagtgtagcatttcttaTATTTGTAAAGAGTTATTTTTCACATTCATTTATCACACTCAGttctaggggtgaaaaggcgattgcggttagcggttaatggctaaaaccgcttaggcggttagtaaattttactaaccacctcAGCTAACCGTGCCCGGTTAGTAATTAACCGCATCCAAATAACctttttttactaaccgcttttttgggccttttattaggcttctttttttttggcagttttgggccggttttgggctcactttaaacgttttttgctcactttaaacaaattttcttttccttttcatggccattttagcattaaaaatttatatataccaaaatcctTGTTGGTCACCTTCTACGAATTTAtacaacatataatacaaataaaattacaacaatttttgtaaatcatcatttcacttgtagtcttgtacataacatatatatatatatatatatattaaaaaagcgattagcggttttcaaaaacccaataaccgctaaccgctaggcggttttttaataaccgctttcaaaaacggttagcggttaacaaAGCAGTTAGTGGTTCTAAATTTTCAGCCCTACTCAGTTCACACTGGCTaacattgttttttttacaTGACTTTCTATGTCaaccacttaaaacatgtcacatTAACTAATGTGAAATGAAtgtgataaataagtgtgaagagtagcattactaaTTTGTAATTCATAATTTTTCTAATCCTAAATTATAGGATCATTTGCAATATCTTCTAGATTTTAAATTTCAACTAGGAAACTATTTAAGTAGTTACAGTATTTTCTATTATACTTCAGCATTTGGTTGTAGTATGTTTCAAGAGTTGGCTGATCACCCATTAAAGCAAGAATAATGCAGCTAATGTTAAACTTACTCCCACTTCTCCTCACTCATTTCCCATATTCAtagatggcttttaaaactaccattaaattaaaattcaataaagatcTATCTCGTTTCTaattgtggttttaaaagccacctacaAGTATAAAGAAATAGGAGTTAAGTGTAGCATTACATCTGTATTCATTGTGGGCGATCCGTATCCATTGTGGGTGTTAGAATATTGAGAAGATATTTTCCTAGCACGAGAGAATTGAGAAGGAGAAACCTGTAGCGTACTAACTGTTGTGCcctttaaaaagtaaaataataaatgaatagaTAGTAGATCATAAGATTTTACGATTTTGTACCATTTCCAAAGAAGATATTAGAATCgtagaaaaataattgaaatttcctccctttcctaattttttttttcacattttaacttaattttcaTGTTTGTCAATTGTCACATTAACCAAATGATAATGCGATGCGCAAAACTTCAAAGTTAGGGCAGTGCACAACTTGTAGGAAAGCGGCAATGATAAACATGGGAAACACAAAATGCATCCAAAACACACATCTAATGATCATCCTTGATGTCCTTTCTTTTGGTATTTCCTTTGTGTATTTGGCATACGTTATGATCCTGAATATCAAATTTGTAACGGGATAAATTTAGATAAATTCTTAAAGAGAACCTAAACGTCCTTCCAATATATGTTTGGGAATATGAGAAGATTTTAGAGGAATCTCAAGACCTCACATCCATCTAGGATTAGATGTCCTTTTACAATAGATGACTCCCAAGTCTCCAACAACAAtgaaaacttttttcttttttctttttttaatatatatatatgtccgcacaataagagaaaaatgggaaatgaaaattcaaactagtgactttcgcttcatgagacgtggtcctcagccgattgaactaccccttgggGACCTCATTATGAGAACTTATTAAACATAAAGACTTCCAAACTAACTTAAATACAGACTAAATCATACTCTCAGTAATCCAGAGGTGGGCATAGATATAAGGACTCAATAGTCCTTACTTTTTGAGGACTGTAACAGTATATTTCAAAAAGGATGAGGCCTGGAGACCATATGTGGGGAACTTTGCAGCAATCATAAACATTTGTGGATTTAATAAATCAATTGCAAAACAGGAAGAAAGCAACTTTATAAGTATGAATCACAAATAACTTGTACAGAAAGTACAACTATGTGAGTGATGAGTAATCCAGATATTTACATATACCACATACagtctttcttcttccctcaCTCTCAGCATGGCTGATCATGCCATGCGTGCCTTCGCAGCTCTATGTTCATGCTGCGACGACCCGTTGGATATCCTTCTGAAATAATTTACGCAATCAATCAGAGAAGCAGAAAGCAATTTATTCCAACGGTCTTTACATGTAAGAGGAAGTTTTGGAAGAATTTCACtataaaaaagtaaacaattgATGCCGTAGTTTCCAAGCCAATTAGTCTCAGAAACAGAGACAGAAAATCCAATATGTACAAGCATCATGACACGACACCAACTtcagaccttttttttttggtccattgGGTCTATGGAGCTACAAAATGGGAGCTAGCCATCTCCCTTATCTTAAACTCCCCATCACTCGGCGTACTCGACTTTAGGTTCCTCATTTGACCAAAAAGACTTCAACAGCACTGTTCAAAATTTCGATCTCATTTTGATTAAGGGTGCAGGTTAATGATTATGTTACTGAATTAACTGCCTTATGCATCAAATGAACTCTATCCCCATCCCCCACccctcaaaaaaacaaattatgtgTAGTGAGTTCTCTCTTTGAGAACCTTATCACATGTGAACTAACTCTGGTCGACTGCCTACATCATAAACTTCTGAATAGTGG encodes the following:
- the LOC132190712 gene encoding enhancer of rudimentary homolog: MANRHTIILMQTSPNRSTRTFMDYESISQAMDGICGLYERKLKELNPAIRNITYDIADLYNFIDGLADLSALVYDHSIHAYYPYDRQWIKQRTFQHLKKLAH
- the LOC132189517 gene encoding uncharacterized protein LOC132189517; the protein is MSIIQDFLGRRYFFDAELWATSVEKYEKVVCRTCRKPILGAAFYYWGRDMYFHISCLNVPTNHKALLLHFSPWLYDPHGPFIFTEEVKNDGKEDVNDVVCFGCEKPVSGAGYKCSTSQCNLVFHKSCLELPLSIEYPFHPNHVLALVKPPKKHCNACSKNCNAYPFYRCDECDFNLDFTCATHSQININTDNCQHTFISLSKHFQFTCEACGEEGNEFASHCSICQLLVHTKCAGFSRIIRITSHDHSLTLTYSLHQVKEHNDIFCNLCYQKVKTKYAAYYCKECNYVAHLACAFKYEEYVDLKIMREESETNVMEVEGAKQIQHFSHRHDLIFSNKELVDDKFCNGCKGLISTPFYSCTQCDFFLHSRCAQLPRNKRHPLHPHSLNLYIFGQFLCNACQRYRSGFTYSCGMCRFNFDLQCCSIPETLKHEGHQHPFSLAGNSNRICSVCNFTSYNKPCVLVCTYCDFSLGFECATLPLEARHKDDDHLLKLTYSAEAHCAEYYCLICEKERDPKRWFYYCAQCDFPAHSQCVLGKY